AGTTCCTCTCTCCATCCCTTCTCATGATCGATTTGAACAATCAGAAGTTTATTCTCGCTTCTTCATCCCCGCGCCGATTAAAACTTCTTCAACAGATTGGAATAAACCCCGAGGTTATTCATCCGGTCGTGAAGGAAGCCGAAGTTAAAACCCGAAACGCCGTTGACAGGGTTGTGGCTTTATCTCAACTAAAGGCTAACGCCGTTGCTGACAAGGTGGACGAGGGAATTATCATTGGGGCGGACAGTGCTGTAGTTATCGATAACAAAATCCTCGGTAAGCCGTCAAATTCAGAGGAAGCTCGATCGATGCTCCAGGCCCTCAGCGGTAAGCTGCATAAGGTAGTAACAGCTTTTTGTTTACGAAATGCCTCAAACGGGCAAACTGTCACCGAATTGGAAGAGACCAGCGTAATATTCAGGGAGTTGACCGAAGAAGAAATTCATGCCTACATCTTAAAAGAGAAGCCGTTCGATAAAGCCGGCTCTTACGGAATTCAGGATTCCGGCGCTCTCTTTGTCGACAGGATAGAGGGTTGCTATAACAATATAGTCGGGTTCCCGCTTACACGGTTTTACAAAACAATCACCGATCCGCAGACATTTGAAAAATTAGAGCTGAGCTGAATCCACCCTCTTACGCTGAGCTTTCAGGTAAAGGAATAGTGGCTTTTATCACACCCGTTTTCGGAAGACGTTCAACTTCTTCTTCTCCGGCGATTAATCGTACGAAGAAATAAAATTTATCATTCGGTCTAAGATTTATCTCTTCTAACGGCAGGCGGACTTCGATTATGTCGTGTATAGCTATCGACCCCCCGATTATATCTTTCTTAACACCGTTAGCGTCGAATTCAAGCGTGGGGCTATCACCGGATAGGGAGAATCTTATCAGCGCGTCGTTCTGTTTTACTAAATGCAGCTCTATAAAAATAGATTCATCCGACGACCTTATAATCCCTGAATCGCCGTCAAGCCGGATGTAAACGTTATCGTCGTCAAATCCGTATTTTACTTCTTTAATTATATGCTCGGCCTTTTGTCCTGTGCCTTCTTCAAATGACCAGAACCCTGCTGCCGACCATTCGTCTTCTCCCGTTACTTTACCGTCGATGTCAGGATGCAATAGGCTTTTGGGTTGCGCCTCCTCAGTTTCGGCCTCAATATCTAACGGTTCTATGAGCTCTTCCGGCAGAGTCAAATTCAGGTGACCGTATACCTTAATAAGGTGCGACCTGAACAGCTCATCGAAAATCTTACCTTGCGGCAGCGATTTACTTTTGCCGTACCACCAGAACCAGTCGCTTCCCTCGGCGGCGAGGAGATTACGATAGGCGGAATCAAATTTTTCCTTAAACGGTGTCTTCTCGATTCCATCTTCAAGGCTTATTTTGTGCAGGACTTCACGGGCTTCTGTCAGAACATCCCATGCTCTGTTTTTTTGCTCCTGACCTATCCATGTGTTAAAGTTTCCGTCAATTATCGAACCGGGCTGTACATTACTCAAGACGGGTAGATTTCCGGCTTTTTCAAGGAAACCGGAAAATGAAACAGTCTTGAGAGTTTCGGATTCTGACAGCCGGCTGTAGAGTTCGTTGAAAAAGTGTACTCCGTAGTCGGGATAATATTCCCATGGGTTTTCCGCGTCTAAAACAATCGGTACAACCCAATTGTTCCCCCCTTCCGGGAGGGAAGAACGAATCTGTTCTAATCTTCCTGTCAAATCGTTTACGGCTTCCTTTGGAGAGAGCTTGAAATAATCGTGTGAAATTGCATCTGATATACCTGAACTCCTGAAGAAAAGAGCGGGACAATTCTCAATACCGTCAACGGTATATGCCCGGAATTTCATATCATCCGTTAATTTATTTTTCATCGAACGTTTCAAAACCTCTTCATCTGTAACAAGCCAGCTATTCCCTGCTTTTGCAGCCAGCTCCAGAACTTCGTAGCATATACAGCCTTCGGGAGGCCACAAACCTCTTGATCTCTCACCGAAGACCTCTTCATGATATTTAAGCGCTATAGATATCTGGTGCGCGGCATCATCGGGATATACGAAATGCTTTGAAGATTCTTCGCTGTACCGGTCAGCTATCTTCCCGTAATCGTTGTCAATGAGCAGCGGCAGAATCGGGTGGTAATACGGTGATGTGGCGAGTTCGACCTGTCCCGTAGATGAGAGTTCTTTATACATCGGAATAATTTTTTTGAGCTGTTCATCATGAGCTTCGAGAAGGTCGTCTCTCTCCTGTATCGAAAATCCCTCCCTTTTGGCTGCAAACCGGCTGATCTGCGGCGCATTTCTGATATGAGCGCCGCTCCAACTTAAGAGATGCAGAACCTGCGCATCGATCATCTCTTTCTCCGTGGTGAGTTGGCAGGCTCGTTCCAGCCCCTCTCTTTCCATTCTACCGAGCCAGGTATCTTTCAGTTCTGTCCCTCCTGCGTTCTTATCAGCAGGCTCAGACCCGTAAACTTCAAAGATGTTGGAGAGTATAAATTTCTTTTCCTCTAATTTCATTTCGTTTGTGCGGAGGCGCATCAGGCGTAACAAATAATCCTCGTAACCTTCCCCGTTGGTGTACATCTCTATTTGTTCGACGAGACATGGAGAAAGACTGAAGGTCGCCTTAATTTCAGGATAATCTTTCAGGAGCGATCCCATTTCAAAATATTCCCTTGCAGCGTGAAGCCTTACCCACGGCTGTGTATGTATAATATCGTCCGGATCAGCGTACATCGGTTGATGGAAGTGCATAAAAATAGCCACGTTTAATGGTTCGTTCATCTATCCGGTTCTCACACTGAACTCAAATTTGTCGCGAACACAAGTTATTTTATATTTGACTCTCAAGTGAGCCTTCAGTATTATTCATCAACTATTTATGGAGTAATCATTTTATGGCAAATTTCTACGAGGAACTACGAGAGAGCAGACTAGCTCGTGGTATCTCCATTGAAGATATTTCGAACGTTACCAAAATCAATCCCCTATACCTGAATGGAATAGAAACAGGAGAATATGACTTATTACCCGAACCGTATATAGTATTATTCATCAAAGCTTATGCAAAAGAAATTGGAATCGATCCCGATGACGCAGCCCGGAGATATAGACTGTTCAGATCTGCTGAACAACTGCCGAAAGAAAAACGTAGAGCAAGGAGAGAGCTCGCCGATGGGACACCTACTCCGGAAAAAGCTCCAGCCTTCAAATCTGCGAATAAAATGTTCTGGCTCGGCGGCGGAGCACTTTTTCTTATTGTTCTTTTATCGGTAAAGTTCTGTTCGATTGAGGACCCTGAATCATTTACTGCAGGAAGTGAAAGTGACGCGCCGAACGGCCTCACAACGGGTGAAAGTGAAGCTGAACTACCATTGTTGGATTCTTTGGGCGCTTCTGCTTCAGCCGATTCGGACTCTGTCAGCGTAGATTTAGCGGACGACTTCAAACCGCCTATGATCTCTCTGCGTATCATATCAATGGATAGTTCCCGGGTGCGTGTAGTCGTTATCCCCGATGACGGCGATCCCGACGACATCACATTTCAAATGTTGGGAGAGGAACAAATATGGAAAGCGTATGAACAATTTTCTCTTCGAATAAGTAAAACAAGGGCTGTTGCCATATACCTTGATGATAAGCTCCTCGACTATCTCGGACCTGCGAATACCTGGGTAAGCAGGGCAATTATAAATCGCGATGGAATTGATCCGGAACAAACCATATTACGCACCAGGAATTAAGAGCCTCCGCCCGAAAGATCGTGCATCTTCGTTATCAGGTCAACCACCCTGCAAGCATAGCCCATTTCATTATCGTACCAAGCCGATACTTTAATAAAGTTCGCATCCATAGCTCTCGTTAGTTCAGCATCGAATATAGCAGAGTGAACATTTCCCTTAATATCGACAGATACTATGGGATCCTCCGTATATTGAATTAAACCTTTCATACTGTTTTCCGAAGCTTCCTTCATTATCTCATTTATCTCGTTCACGGTAGTAGATTTTTCGATTACAAATATCAGGTCAACTATCGAGCCGTCCGGAATCGGCACTCTGAATGACATTCCGTCGATCTTCCCCTGAAGATCCGGTAATACGACTCCTAAAGTCTTCGCAGCCCCGGTAGAAGTCGGTATAATAGAGAGTGATGCCGCCCGCGCCCGCCTCATATCCTTGTGGGGGTAGTCGAGCAGTTTTTGGTCCATCGTATAGGCGTGAATAGTACTCAGAAAACCCTTTTCGATGTTGAATGCCTCATGAATCACCTTCGTCACCGTTGCGGCACAGTTCGTGGTGCATGATGCGTTCGATACGATCCTCTCTTCTCCAGTCAGCGTGTCATCATTCACGCCGAGCACGATCGTTGCGTCAATTTCATCTTTTGGAGGCACAGTGAGAATGACTTTCTTCGCTCCGGCATTAAGGTGACCCTCCAATTCTTCTCTCTGCCTGAACAATCCCGTCGATTCTATAACAAAGTCGGTGTCGAATTCTCCCCATCGAAGGTCGGCAGGATTTTTCTGCGAGAGCATTATTATTTCATCTCCGTCAACTAAAAGATTTCCATCCGAGATACTCACTTCACCCTGATACTTTCCATGAACCGAATCATACTTGAGAACCGTGCACAGTTTAGCCGGATCTGCGAGATCATTTATCGCCACAAAATCAAAGTCCGCCTTCCGAATCAGTTTAGCCGCCCTCAATACGGAACGACCGATCCTCCCAAATCCGCTTATTCCAACTTTTATCGCCATAGATCCAAACCGCTGATTAGTTACTCACTTTATAGCTGCTAAACAAAAATCTAATGTTTTCTATCTCTTTACTCAAGTGTTTTATTATACATTTTCAGATCTCTCAAGCCAGTTTTCGTGGAGCACCGGTTGTGTGTGCGGATATTCGTGAAGCTTTTCAGCTACTTGAAGCGCCTGACACTGTTGATTCGTATTTCAGGTGCCAATATCTGCCCGTCCGCAGGTTGTCGATGGATTTTTCTCACAATGTCCATTCCGTCCACTATCTTACCGAATGCGGCAAACCCCTGTCCGTCAGGGTTTCGTTTTCCTCCATAATCGAGTTCCGGTTGGTCGCCTATGCAGATAAAAA
This is a stretch of genomic DNA from Candidatus Neomarinimicrobiota bacterium. It encodes these proteins:
- the maf gene encoding septum formation inhibitor Maf encodes the protein MIDLNNQKFILASSSPRRLKLLQQIGINPEVIHPVVKEAEVKTRNAVDRVVALSQLKANAVADKVDEGIIIGADSAVVIDNKILGKPSNSEEARSMLQALSGKLHKVVTAFCLRNASNGQTVTELEETSVIFRELTEEEIHAYILKEKPFDKAGSYGIQDSGALFVDRIEGCYNNIVGFPLTRFYKTITDPQTFEKLELS
- a CDS encoding helix-turn-helix domain-containing protein, with the protein product MANFYEELRESRLARGISIEDISNVTKINPLYLNGIETGEYDLLPEPYIVLFIKAYAKEIGIDPDDAARRYRLFRSAEQLPKEKRRARRELADGTPTPEKAPAFKSANKMFWLGGGALFLIVLLSVKFCSIEDPESFTAGSESDAPNGLTTGESEAELPLLDSLGASASADSDSVSVDLADDFKPPMISLRIISMDSSRVRVVVIPDDGDPDDITFQMLGEEQIWKAYEQFSLRISKTRAVAIYLDDKLLDYLGPANTWVSRAIINRDGIDPEQTILRTRN
- the gap gene encoding type I glyceraldehyde-3-phosphate dehydrogenase, which produces MAIKVGISGFGRIGRSVLRAAKLIRKADFDFVAINDLADPAKLCTVLKYDSVHGKYQGEVSISDGNLLVDGDEIIMLSQKNPADLRWGEFDTDFVIESTGLFRQREELEGHLNAGAKKVILTVPPKDEIDATIVLGVNDDTLTGEERIVSNASCTTNCAATVTKVIHEAFNIEKGFLSTIHAYTMDQKLLDYPHKDMRRARAASLSIIPTSTGAAKTLGVVLPDLQGKIDGMSFRVPIPDGSIVDLIFVIEKSTTVNEINEIMKEASENSMKGLIQYTEDPIVSVDIKGNVHSAIFDAELTRAMDANFIKVSAWYDNEMGYACRVVDLITKMHDLSGGGS